A region from the Mycolicibacterium phlei genome encodes:
- a CDS encoding DUF3024 domain-containing protein, with translation MALPDLDVVRVQRWCVARVPEDARHEVRVECEIASRHLTITENRPPWREDFGPDWISFPIARLRYTATTKTWTLYWRDRHQRFHRYDLLNPSAHIADLLTEIDQDPTGIFWG, from the coding sequence ATGGCACTGCCCGACCTTGACGTCGTACGCGTGCAACGATGGTGTGTGGCAAGAGTTCCCGAAGATGCACGCCACGAAGTACGCGTCGAATGCGAGATCGCATCCAGGCATCTGACCATCACCGAGAACCGCCCACCCTGGCGTGAAGACTTCGGCCCGGACTGGATCAGCTTCCCGATCGCCCGCCTGCGCTACACCGCCACCACCAAAACCTGGACCCTCTACTGGCGTGACCGCCACCAGCGATTCCACCGCTACGACCTACTCAACCCCTCAGCCCACATCGCCGACCTACTCACCGAAATCGACCAAGACCCCACCGGCATCTTCT